Genomic window (Xylanimonas protaetiae):
CGACGGTCACGTTGCCGGCACCGGCCGAGACAAGCAGGCGCAGGATCGCGCCGTCGTCGGCGGCCTCGTCGGAGCGGAGGCGGGCGGTGCTGGAGCCGACGCGGCTGAGCGTGCGCTCGTCCGGGTCGACCCTCCAGACCACCTGGCCGGCGAGCAGCCGGACGTCGGCCTCGACGGCGATGTCACGCGGGACGACGACGGTGAGGTCGCCGGCGGTGAGGCGGATCGGCACCTCGACGGGGTCGTCGACGGTCGCGCCCGACAGGTCCAGGCCCGACAGGTCGATCGTCGGGTCGCCGAACTGGGCGCGGAAGCCGCGCTCGGCCTCGGCGACCGACCGGGGCGTCACGGTGCCCTCGCTGACGTCGATGCCGTTCCGCACGCCGACCCAGGCGTCGTCGTCGCTCGTGATCCGCAGGCCGCGGAAGTCGTCGTTCCCCGCCGTGACGCTCCAGGGGAGCGCGACGACGAGGCCGACGATCGCCAGGAACCCGAGCCAGCCGGACGACCGGCCGCGGATGCCGCTGACGACGACGGCGGCACCGACGATCACCAGGGACACCCCGACCCACAGGAGCGCGGCGTCGTAGCTGCCGTCGAACGGGGACGGGAAGCGGAACCCGGTCCGGTCGGCCGCGGCGAGGAGCGCGCCGGCGACCAGCATCAGGCCGAAGACGACGCCGACGGTCCCCGCGCCGGCGCTCTTCGTGACGGGTCGCGAGGCGCGCTCCGCGGCGCGGGCCTCGGCCCGCTGGCGGGCCGCGAACGCCCTCGCCTGGGCTTCCTCGCGGCTGGCCGCGGCACGGGCCCGTGCCGCCTCCGCCCGGGCGTTCGCCGCCGTGACCCTGGCCTGTGCGGCGTTGCCGTGGTGGTACGACGACGTCGACGACGTCGGCTGCGCCGCCTGCGTCGGGGGCACCGCGGCGGCGAACGGGGCGTACGGCGTCGTCGGCGGGACCGGCGAGGTCACGCCCTCAGACGGGGTCGACGACGCGGCGTACCCACCGGCGTCGGCGGCGGAGGCGCTGGACGAGGCAGGAGCCGCGTACGGCGCGCCGCCCGGCTGCGTCGGGTAGGGCGGGTAGCCCGCCGCGCCGCCCCCCGCGGCGCCGCGGTTTCGGCGCCGGTCGCGCAGGTAGCGCACCAGCAGCCAGCCGATGGTCACCCAGACGGCGATCCAGAACAGGGTGACGATCCAGCCCCAGCCGCCCCAGCCACCGTTCCACCAGGTGCCGTCGGCGCGGTTGAGGCCGACGATCAGCGCGACCGCCGCGCCGACGAGCGCCCCGTTGAAGTCGCCGCGGAACGCCTGCTGGAGGTGGATGCGGCCGTCGCGCTGCTCCGGGAGCAGCGCCCAGCCGATCGCATAGGCGACCAGGCCGATGCCCGTGAGGAAGAAGCTGAGGAAGAGCAGGCCGCGCACCAGCAGCGGGTCCCAGCCGAGCCGTGCGGCGAGGCCGCCGGCCACGCCGCCGACCCAGCGGTCCTCGGTGCGGTACAGGCCGGTGCGACGGATGGAGTCGAAGAAGCGGTCCTGGCCGGATCCACGGTTCGGGTCGTAGGGCGGGGTGCCGGGCGGCGGGGGCACCGACGACGCCGGGGGCGTCTGGCCGGCGCCGGGCTCCGGCTGCGGGGGTACGGGTTGGTGCTCATGGCATCGATCCTGCCGGTGACGCCGCCCCCGGCTCTATTGGGTGAACCCCTGAACCGACCCTGGAACCACCCCTCGGGAGGGTTCGCGGAACCCTGAAACTGCGCCCCGGGGGCCGTTCCGGGCGCTCGGGCGTGCCACGATCAGGGCGTGAGCCGAGCGACCGCACCCCGCACGCGCCTGCCGCTGCGCCGCCCCGAGGCGGACCGGTGGGTCGGTGGCGTGTGCGCCGGCCTGGCCGCCCACCTCGGCCTGCCGGTCGGCGCGGTGCGCCTGGTCATGGCGCTGCTCGCCCTGACCGGCTCCGGTGTCGCCGTCTACGTCTTCTGGTGGATCACCATCCCCACGGGCGACCCGCGCGCCGCCGCCGAGGCGGCCGAGCCCGCCGCCCTGTCGCGCCTCGCACCGCGGCTGCGGATCGAGAAGGTCGCCGCGCGCTTCCAGCTCCGCGACATCGTCATCGGCGCCGTCCTGCTCGCCGCGGCCGTGTTCCTCGTCGCGGTGCGTTCCGGCTGGGAGTGGCGTCAGTCGTGGTTGCTGCCCGCGCTGCTCTCGCTCGGGGGCCTCGCGCTCGCGTGGTCGCAGCTCGACGCCGTCCAGCGCGGCGTCGAGGCGGGGGAGCGACGCCGGTGGACCACGTGGGCGCGCCCCGCGGGCGGCCTGGTGCTCGTCGTCGCGGGCGCGCTGCTGCTCGTGGGGCAGGACACCCGGGGCTGGGCGGTCGTCCAGGCCGCCTCCGCCGCGCTCGCGGTGCTCGTCGGGTTCGCGCTCGTGCTCGCCCCGTGGTGGCTGCGCCTGGTGCGCGAGCTCGGCGACGAGCGCGCCGCCCGCGCCCGCGAGGCCGAGCGCGCCGACATCGCCGCCCACCTGCACGACTCCGTCCTCCAGACCCTCGCCCTCATCCGGTCCCGCGCCCACGACGCCGACAGCGTCGCGCGCATGGCCCGCGCCCAGGAGCGCGAGCTGCGCGAGTGGCTCTACTCGGAGCGCCGCGAGGCCGGGACCTCGCTGGCGGCCGAGCTGCGCGAGCTCGTCGCCCAGGTCGAGGACGGCCGCGTCGGCAAGCCCGCCGCGGACTCCCGGGGCCCCCGCGGCACCGCGGAGCACGGCGGCGACGTCGCATGGGACGGGGGCAGCGTCCCCGCCGTCGCGATCGACGTCGTCGTCGTCGGGGACTGCGTGCCCACCGAGGCCACCACCGCGCTGCTCCAGGCGACGCGCGAGGCGCTCGTCAACGCCGTCGCGCACGGGAGGCCGCCCGTGACGGTCTACCTCGAGGTGAGCGACCAGGCTGCGGAGGTGTTCGTCCGCGACCGCGGCGACGGGTTCGTCATGGCCGACATCGCGACCGACCGCTTCGGGGTGCGCGAGTCGATCCTCGGGCGCGTCCGGCGCCGCGGCGGCACCGCCGAGGTCACGAGCCGCGCCGGCTGGGGCACCGAGGTCAGGCTGCGCATGCCGCGCGTCGCCCTGCCGTCGGTCGACAGCCCGGCCCGCATGGGCACGGTCGACAGCACGGCCGGCGCGGGCACGGTCGCGGCGCCGTCCCCGGGGACCGCGCCTGACGAGACCGCGCCCGACGAGACCGCGCGACCCGGTGATGATGGAGTGGTCCCGACACGCTTCACGACCGAGGGGCGCCGCGACGGCAGCCCCCTGACCGGCGCGCGCGGCGATGATGGGACCGACGCCGTGCCCGACACCCTAGGAGACCGCCCGTGACGACCCCCTCCGCCGAGGTCAGCCTGCCCGTGCCCGTCGTCCTCGTCGACGACCACGACATGTTCCGGGCCGGCGTCCGCGCCTCCCTCGACGAGCGCGTCACCGTCGTCGGGGAGGCGGCGACGGTCGATGAGGCCGTCGCCGTCGTGCACGAGATGCGCCCGCCCGTCGTGCTGCTCGACGTCCACCTGCCCGGCGGCACCGGAGGCGGTGGCGCCGAGGTGGTCCGGCTGTGCTCGGACCTGCTCGGCGAGACGAAGTTCCTCGCGCTGTCGGTGTCGGACGCCGCCGAGGACGTCGTCGCGGTCATCCGCTCGGGAGCCCGCGGGTACGTCACCAAGAACATCTCGGCGCGCGAGCTCTCGGGCGCCGTCGTGCAGGTCGCCGGCGGGGACGCCGTGTTCTCGCCGCGCCTGGCCGGGTTCGTGCTCGACGCGTTCGGCACCGCGGCCGGTGAGGTCTCCGTGGCCGACGACGAGCTCGACCGCCTCTCGCGCCGCGAGCAGGAGGTCATGCGCCTCATCGCGCGCGGCTACTCCTACCGCGAGGTGGCGAGCGAGCTGTTCATCTCGATCAAGACCGTCGAGACCCACGTGAGCGCGGTGCTGCGCAAGCTCCAGCTCTCGAGCCGCTACGAGCTCACGCGCTGGGCCGCGGCCCGCCACATCCTCTGAGGATCACGCCGGCTGCGGGGTC
Coding sequences:
- a CDS encoding PspC domain-containing protein, yielding MPPPPGTPPYDPNRGSGQDRFFDSIRRTGLYRTEDRWVGGVAGGLAARLGWDPLLVRGLLFLSFFLTGIGLVAYAIGWALLPEQRDGRIHLQQAFRGDFNGALVGAAVALIVGLNRADGTWWNGGWGGWGWIVTLFWIAVWVTIGWLLVRYLRDRRRNRGAAGGGAAGYPPYPTQPGGAPYAAPASSSASAADAGGYAASSTPSEGVTSPVPPTTPYAPFAAAVPPTQAAQPTSSTSSYHHGNAAQARVTAANARAEAARARAAASREEAQARAFAARQRAEARAAERASRPVTKSAGAGTVGVVFGLMLVAGALLAAADRTGFRFPSPFDGSYDAALLWVGVSLVIVGAAVVVSGIRGRSSGWLGFLAIVGLVVALPWSVTAGNDDFRGLRITSDDDAWVGVRNGIDVSEGTVTPRSVAEAERGFRAQFGDPTIDLSGLDLSGATVDDPVEVPIRLTAGDLTVVVPRDIAVEADVRLLAGQVVWRVDPDERTLSRVGSSTARLRSDEAADDGAILRLLVSAGAGNVTVEEG
- a CDS encoding ATP-binding protein, giving the protein MSRATAPRTRLPLRRPEADRWVGGVCAGLAAHLGLPVGAVRLVMALLALTGSGVAVYVFWWITIPTGDPRAAAEAAEPAALSRLAPRLRIEKVAARFQLRDIVIGAVLLAAAVFLVAVRSGWEWRQSWLLPALLSLGGLALAWSQLDAVQRGVEAGERRRWTTWARPAGGLVLVVAGALLLVGQDTRGWAVVQAASAALAVLVGFALVLAPWWLRLVRELGDERAARAREAERADIAAHLHDSVLQTLALIRSRAHDADSVARMARAQERELREWLYSERREAGTSLAAELRELVAQVEDGRVGKPAADSRGPRGTAEHGGDVAWDGGSVPAVAIDVVVVGDCVPTEATTALLQATREALVNAVAHGRPPVTVYLEVSDQAAEVFVRDRGDGFVMADIATDRFGVRESILGRVRRRGGTAEVTSRAGWGTEVRLRMPRVALPSVDSPARMGTVDSTAGAGTVAAPSPGTAPDETAPDETARPGDDGVVPTRFTTEGRRDGSPLTGARGDDGTDAVPDTLGDRP
- a CDS encoding LuxR C-terminal-related transcriptional regulator produces the protein MTTPSAEVSLPVPVVLVDDHDMFRAGVRASLDERVTVVGEAATVDEAVAVVHEMRPPVVLLDVHLPGGTGGGGAEVVRLCSDLLGETKFLALSVSDAAEDVVAVIRSGARGYVTKNISARELSGAVVQVAGGDAVFSPRLAGFVLDAFGTAAGEVSVADDELDRLSRREQEVMRLIARGYSYREVASELFISIKTVETHVSAVLRKLQLSSRYELTRWAAARHIL